The Pseudomonas azadiae genome contains a region encoding:
- a CDS encoding fimbria/pilus outer membrane usher protein has product MTDRDGAAAPGVSLRRAPTFVAGLALALLPAGLLLADEGGGSFDPQTLSQRGIDPELAKLLLQAPRFTAGRHALNLNVNGQRRGRVDVTFDQQGTLCFDRALLDAGNLKLPDAVADTPCLGFVERYPQTVIEQDPADLSLSLVVPTDAIRPAVQDVSGYQTGGFAGLLNYDLTGLYNEYGDDSNRFGSANTEVGFNAGDWIVRSRQVRTWQDGQSRTTHLDAYAQRTFAAQQAVFQAGQINLYNPVLAGAQITGAQVLTETALQDQNQGATIDGIANSPAQVEIRQNGTLIHSTVVPAGPFSLTDVRRLNSRSDVEVTVKETSGEERRFTVPAAMLGLGLPAPGYSVAAGQVRKIGDSEGAEPWVVSAGWSGALHPQVSLSGGVLAAEDYRATGASIGWLPTRDSQLQFGVQGAQATRRGNEQGLQTDASWSQRLSDSWAVTTAASWRSLGYRELEDSTHTTDTREQQRSRYRDQQSATASWSHPALGAFSAGVSRSASHTGDSSTRALASWGTSFGRVSVSASAEWQVGGRKQSDDSVYLNLSLPLGETRRARAWTRNAGGEQRTGLGLSEQLNDQLSYRVGVERDSRDREVESSVGVSALPYYSQLDFNYTRSDDQRASYQGGARGGVVLHGDGLTFSPYPVRDTFAVMSVGEMAGIKVSTPSGPVWTDWQGQAVVPQLSAYGRSPVEVQTRSLPRNADISNGLAVLSAGRGAVDKVEFGVALTRRALLSVTREDGTPLPRGAAVSTGDGEFVTLVQEGSQVFLPNVLDTRALWVKAAGQARCRLDFELPEKGDPEVYFETAAARCRQP; this is encoded by the coding sequence ATGACTGATCGCGACGGCGCAGCCGCGCCCGGCGTTTCATTAAGGCGGGCGCCTACCTTCGTTGCCGGCCTGGCCCTTGCACTGCTGCCGGCCGGCCTGTTGCTGGCCGATGAAGGCGGCGGCTCGTTCGACCCGCAGACCCTGTCCCAACGCGGCATTGATCCGGAGCTGGCCAAGCTGTTGTTGCAAGCACCGCGTTTCACCGCCGGGCGCCACGCCCTCAACCTCAACGTCAACGGTCAGCGGCGCGGCCGCGTGGACGTGACCTTTGATCAACAGGGCACGCTGTGCTTCGACCGCGCCCTGCTCGATGCAGGCAACCTGAAACTGCCCGACGCGGTGGCCGACACGCCGTGTCTGGGCTTCGTCGAGCGCTACCCGCAAACGGTCATCGAGCAGGACCCGGCAGACCTGAGTTTGTCCCTGGTGGTACCGACCGACGCCATACGCCCAGCGGTGCAGGACGTTTCCGGCTACCAGACCGGAGGGTTTGCCGGCCTGCTCAATTACGATCTCACCGGCCTGTACAACGAATACGGCGACGACAGTAACCGCTTCGGCTCGGCGAACACTGAGGTGGGTTTCAACGCCGGTGATTGGATCGTGCGCAGCCGCCAAGTGCGCACCTGGCAAGACGGCCAGTCGCGCACCACTCACCTGGACGCGTATGCGCAACGCACCTTTGCCGCCCAGCAGGCGGTATTCCAGGCCGGGCAGATCAACCTCTACAACCCGGTGCTGGCCGGCGCGCAGATCACCGGCGCCCAGGTGCTGACCGAAACCGCGCTGCAAGACCAGAACCAGGGCGCGACCATCGACGGCATCGCCAACAGCCCGGCGCAGGTGGAAATTCGCCAGAACGGCACCTTGATTCATTCCACCGTCGTGCCCGCCGGGCCGTTCTCGCTCACCGACGTGCGACGCTTGAACAGCCGCTCCGACGTCGAAGTCACGGTCAAGGAAACCAGCGGCGAAGAGCGCCGCTTCACCGTGCCCGCCGCCATGCTCGGCCTGGGCTTGCCGGCGCCGGGTTACTCGGTGGCCGCCGGCCAAGTGCGCAAGATAGGCGACAGCGAAGGCGCCGAGCCCTGGGTGGTCAGTGCCGGCTGGAGCGGTGCCTTGCACCCGCAGGTGAGCCTGAGCGGCGGCGTGTTGGCGGCCGAGGATTACCGCGCCACGGGCGCCAGCATCGGCTGGTTGCCGACGCGCGACAGCCAGCTTCAATTCGGCGTGCAAGGCGCCCAGGCCACACGTCGCGGCAATGAACAGGGCCTGCAGACCGACGCCTCTTGGTCGCAGCGGTTGTCGGACAGTTGGGCGGTCACCACCGCCGCGTCCTGGCGTTCGTTGGGCTACCGCGAACTGGAAGACTCGACGCACACCACCGACACCCGTGAGCAGCAGCGCTCACGTTATCGCGATCAGCAAAGCGCTACCGCGTCGTGGTCACACCCGGCCCTGGGGGCGTTCAGCGCCGGTGTCTCGCGTTCAGCGTCGCATACCGGCGACAGCAGCACCCGCGCGCTGGCGTCGTGGGGCACGAGTTTTGGTCGCGTGTCCGTCTCGGCCAGCGCCGAATGGCAGGTGGGCGGGCGCAAGCAGAGTGACGACAGCGTCTACCTGAACCTCAGCCTGCCCCTGGGCGAAACCCGCCGCGCCCGCGCCTGGACGCGCAATGCCGGCGGCGAGCAGCGGACCGGGCTGGGCTTGAGCGAGCAGCTCAACGATCAACTGAGCTATCGCGTCGGCGTGGAGCGTGACAGCCGGGACCGTGAAGTGGAGTCGTCGGTGGGCGTGTCGGCGCTGCCGTATTACAGCCAGTTGGATTTCAACTACACCCGCTCCGACGACCAGCGCGCCAGCTACCAGGGCGGCGCGCGCGGCGGCGTGGTGCTGCATGGCGACGGCCTGACGTTCTCGCCGTACCCGGTGCGCGACACCTTTGCGGTGATGTCGGTGGGCGAGATGGCCGGCATCAAGGTCAGCACCCCCAGCGGCCCGGTGTGGACCGACTGGCAAGGCCAGGCCGTGGTGCCGCAACTCAGCGCCTACGGCCGCAGCCCGGTAGAAGTGCAAACCCGCTCGCTGCCGCGCAATGCCGACATCAGCAACGGCCTGGCGGTGCTGTCGGCCGGGCGCGGCGCGGTGGACAAGGTCGAGTTCGGCGTGGCCCTCACCCGGCGCGCGTTGCTCAGCGTGACCCGCGAGGACGGCACGCCGTTGCCGCGCGGCGCGGCGGTGAGCACCGGCGACGGCGAGTTCGTCACCCTGGTGCAGGAAGGCAGCCAGGTGTTCCTGCCCAACGTACTCGACACGCGCGCGCTGTGGGTCAAGGCCGCCGGGCAGGCGCGCTGTCGCCTGGACTTCGAGTTGCCGGAAAAGGGCGACCCCGAGGTGTATTTCGAAACCGCGGCGGCCCGGTGCCGCCAGCCATGA
- a CDS encoding DUF1120 domain-containing protein — MEKTTRAAFAFLLAACAPGVFAASSADLSVTGSITPSSCIPTLSNDGVIDHGKLTAKDLGRVTPTLLDLAEIQLEVICEGATVFTLTTFDNRAGTSAINPAHHGLGMINDDQKLGSVAFTLFEPVADAVPVKTIVSRSGGARWAENAYLGHEALTSFAAADGPNTPIAIEVLNARLRAFTIIVPARDLTVLDEVPIDGQATLQLKYW; from the coding sequence ATGGAGAAAACCACCCGCGCCGCTTTCGCCTTTCTGCTGGCGGCCTGCGCACCTGGCGTATTCGCAGCCAGCAGCGCCGACCTGAGCGTGACCGGAAGCATCACGCCCAGCTCATGCATACCGACGCTGTCCAACGACGGGGTAATCGATCACGGCAAACTGACCGCCAAGGACCTCGGACGGGTCACGCCCACGCTGCTCGACCTGGCTGAAATACAGCTCGAAGTCATTTGCGAAGGCGCAACCGTTTTTACCCTGACGACCTTCGATAACCGCGCCGGCACCTCGGCCATCAACCCGGCGCACCACGGCTTGGGCATGATCAATGACGACCAGAAACTGGGCAGCGTCGCGTTTACGCTCTTCGAACCGGTAGCCGACGCGGTGCCGGTCAAGACCATCGTCTCGCGCAGTGGCGGCGCCCGCTGGGCCGAAAACGCCTATCTGGGGCATGAAGCATTGACCTCGTTCGCCGCCGCCGACGGCCCCAATACGCCGATCGCCATTGAGGTACTGAACGCGCGGTTGCGCGCCTTCACCATCATCGTGCCGGCCAGGGACCTGACGGTGCTGGATGAAGTGCCCATCGACGGTCAGGCCACGCTGCAACTGAAGTATTGGTAA
- a CDS encoding DUF1120 domain-containing protein encodes MNASLKNLFAAVLLSGAGSAMAASSVDLTVTGLITPSSCEPSLSSGGVYDMGKISAKDLNVDMPTSFPVTTLQLTVTCDAATLMALEAKDNREGSDFNNDTMAFGLGLVNGNEKLGSVELRLLSPIVDGAPARAIGSTDGGTVWERDTNFMRGNILSVADNTTDAPIPVQTLTSELALYPKIAPARTLTLTNEVAIDGSVTLTVKYL; translated from the coding sequence ATGAACGCCTCTTTGAAAAACCTTTTCGCCGCCGTGCTGCTGTCTGGAGCGGGCAGTGCCATGGCTGCCTCCAGCGTGGATTTGACCGTGACAGGGCTGATCACGCCGAGCTCATGCGAGCCGAGCTTGTCCAGCGGCGGCGTGTATGACATGGGCAAGATTTCTGCCAAAGATCTCAATGTCGACATGCCTACCTCATTCCCCGTAACTACCTTGCAACTGACCGTCACCTGCGATGCAGCGACCTTGATGGCATTGGAGGCCAAGGATAACCGCGAAGGGTCGGACTTCAACAACGACACCATGGCGTTCGGGCTAGGCTTGGTCAACGGCAACGAAAAGCTCGGCAGCGTTGAGCTGCGGCTGTTATCGCCGATAGTCGACGGTGCGCCTGCGCGCGCCATTGGCTCAACCGACGGTGGGACGGTCTGGGAAAGGGATACAAACTTTATGCGAGGCAACATCCTGTCGGTAGCCGACAACACCACGGATGCGCCGATTCCAGTGCAAACGCTTACTTCCGAGCTCGCACTCTATCCAAAAATCGCCCCCGCCCGCACCCTGACCCTGACCAACGAAGTCGCCATCGACGGCTCGGTCACCTTGACCGTCAAATACCTGTAA
- a CDS encoding DUF1120 domain-containing protein, with protein MNPSFHLMLGTLLLGAASSAFTASSVDLSVKGSITPSACEPSLSDGGIYDLGKIAARDLNKDQPTALPFHRLQLTVSCEASTLVALAPGDNRLGSSSDSAASFKFGLGLINTHEKLGNFFLNIESVLADGVAAHPLGSAYSNWSPTSLMSHHFITAVTTDKTTQTPSPYKQMTAYLLISPTVAPAATLTLTEQVPIDGSVTLTLLYL; from the coding sequence TTGAATCCATCATTTCATTTGATGCTCGGCACGCTATTGCTTGGTGCCGCCAGCAGCGCATTTACAGCGTCCAGCGTCGACCTCAGCGTCAAAGGCTCGATCACCCCAAGCGCCTGTGAACCCAGCCTTTCCGACGGCGGCATCTACGACCTGGGCAAAATTGCCGCCAGGGACTTGAACAAAGACCAGCCCACCGCGCTCCCCTTCCACCGCCTGCAATTGACCGTGAGCTGTGAAGCGTCGACGCTGGTGGCACTGGCACCTGGGGACAACCGTCTCGGTTCCAGCTCGGATAGCGCCGCATCCTTTAAATTCGGTCTGGGCCTGATCAACACCCACGAAAAGCTCGGCAACTTCTTCTTGAATATCGAGTCGGTCCTGGCCGACGGAGTCGCTGCGCATCCGCTGGGATCGGCCTATTCCAACTGGTCGCCGACAAGCCTCATGTCCCATCACTTCATCACTGCAGTCACCACCGATAAAACGACGCAGACGCCATCGCCGTACAAGCAAATGACTGCCTACCTGCTGATCTCGCCGACGGTCGCTCCCGCCGCCACATTGACACTCACCGAGCAAGTGCCCATCGACGGCTCCGTGACTCTCACCCTGCTGTACCTGTAG
- a CDS encoding response regulator, giving the protein MPGNATGDDSSHSTADTPDSWQQARVLVIDDHALYRSFMGVLLDALGVRHAAFNDAPSALQALARERFDLVISDCRMPVMDGYAMTRELRRMERDAGLARVPVIALTGRVGPKEIRRCVECGMDGWLLKPIGLEQLRDVLCDWLPMPTPAPGRGLNTSAPRPQGFATRDSLIATFGAWEVVEPLLYKLIQGAHEDLDGLLHARTGEDEKSTTQHLHRLVGSVAFLGATTLEQRAVRLIDRVHQTGVAANRTALERICQDIERYLEYLRTL; this is encoded by the coding sequence ATGCCGGGCAACGCTACGGGTGATGACTCATCCCATTCCACTGCAGACACGCCGGATAGCTGGCAGCAGGCGCGGGTGTTGGTGATCGACGACCACGCCCTGTACCGATCATTCATGGGCGTCCTGCTCGATGCATTGGGCGTGCGCCATGCGGCGTTCAACGACGCACCCAGCGCGCTGCAGGCGCTGGCGCGCGAGCGCTTCGACCTGGTGATCAGCGACTGTCGCATGCCAGTGATGGATGGTTACGCCATGACCCGTGAGCTGAGGCGCATGGAGCGCGACGCCGGTCTTGCACGTGTGCCGGTCATTGCTTTGACCGGTCGCGTGGGGCCTAAGGAAATTCGCCGCTGTGTGGAATGCGGCATGGACGGCTGGCTGCTCAAACCCATCGGCCTTGAGCAATTGCGCGACGTGCTCTGCGATTGGCTGCCCATGCCGACGCCCGCGCCGGGCCGCGGGCTGAATACGTCGGCGCCACGCCCGCAGGGTTTTGCCACCCGCGACAGCTTGATTGCCACGTTCGGCGCCTGGGAAGTGGTGGAGCCATTGTTGTACAAATTGATACAGGGGGCCCATGAGGACCTGGACGGGCTCCTGCACGCCCGAACCGGTGAAGACGAAAAATCCACCACCCAGCATCTGCACCGGCTGGTGGGCAGTGTTGCGTTTCTCGGCGCAACGACGCTGGAGCAGCGCGCCGTGCGGTTGATAGATCGGGTGCATCAGACCGGAGTGGCTGCCAACCGCACTGCACTTGAGCGTATTTGCCAGGACATCGAGCGCTACCTGGAATATTTGCGTACGCTCTAG
- a CDS encoding DUF1120 domain-containing protein, translating into MNTLSSRLVTLCFFCLVAAPASGGSTAEVTVTGTITPNACTPTLSANGIVDHGRVPARSLNQYEFSTLPSRTLDLTVSCNASVLYVLVGVDNRAGSSLGPGFYYGLGTNVHVPTERLGTVSLALRDVVGDGDSVLVLASSNEGQTWFPESNAYPDNYMGFARPGTLVPEPHREITATLHIETSINAAAYLTLDQEVPLDGSIVLDLRYL; encoded by the coding sequence ATGAACACGCTCTCAAGCCGACTGGTGACCCTCTGTTTTTTCTGCCTGGTTGCCGCACCGGCATCCGGCGGCTCCACCGCCGAGGTGACGGTCACCGGCACCATCACGCCCAATGCCTGCACGCCGACGCTGTCTGCCAATGGCATCGTCGACCACGGTCGGGTGCCAGCTCGCAGCCTCAATCAATACGAGTTCAGCACGTTGCCCAGCCGCACCCTCGACCTGACTGTGAGCTGCAACGCATCGGTGCTGTATGTGCTGGTGGGCGTGGACAACCGCGCCGGCTCGTCCCTGGGACCCGGTTTTTATTACGGACTGGGCACCAATGTGCACGTGCCCACCGAACGGCTGGGCACGGTGTCGCTGGCGTTGCGCGACGTGGTCGGTGACGGCGATAGCGTGTTGGTGCTGGCCTCCAGCAACGAGGGCCAGACCTGGTTCCCGGAATCGAACGCCTACCCGGACAACTACATGGGCTTCGCCCGACCCGGCACCCTGGTGCCCGAACCCCATCGCGAGATCACCGCGACCCTGCACATCGAAACGTCCATCAACGCCGCGGCCTACCTGACCCTCGATCAAGAGGTGCCGCTGGACGGTTCGATCGTGCTCGACCTGAGGTATCTGTAA
- a CDS encoding DUF1120 domain-containing protein, translated as MKASLTALAAALLIAACPLAQAASSVDLAVTGSITPSACTPSISSNGLVDYGKISFQDLHPTKLTFLPKTVLKLAVDCEGASLFGLASMDNRLVSSDNSVFYVLGLIEPRKWIGAYLLSLENILTDDPSAIAIQSRDNGADWYPYSVGEYWANNIMTAFGRTLAGQLAPTPIKTASMDLVVEPYIHGQDMFPVMDAAIPLDGSATLELRYL; from the coding sequence ATGAAAGCTTCACTCACCGCACTTGCCGCAGCCTTGCTGATCGCCGCTTGCCCGTTGGCACAGGCTGCCAGCAGCGTTGACCTGGCGGTCACCGGCTCCATCACCCCAAGCGCCTGCACGCCGAGCATCAGCAGCAACGGCCTGGTGGACTACGGCAAGATTTCATTCCAGGACCTGCACCCGACGAAGCTGACGTTCCTGCCTAAAACCGTGTTGAAACTGGCTGTCGATTGCGAGGGCGCGAGCTTGTTCGGGTTGGCGTCCATGGACAATCGCCTGGTGTCTTCAGACAACTCGGTGTTCTACGTGCTGGGGCTGATTGAACCGAGAAAGTGGATCGGCGCGTATCTCCTGAGTCTGGAAAACATCCTGACAGACGACCCGAGCGCCATTGCGATCCAATCCCGAGATAACGGAGCGGACTGGTATCCCTACTCCGTGGGCGAGTACTGGGCAAACAACATCATGACAGCGTTCGGTAGAACGCTTGCTGGCCAGCTGGCACCGACCCCGATAAAGACCGCGTCCATGGATCTGGTCGTCGAGCCCTACATACATGGCCAAGACATGTTTCCGGTGATGGATGCGGCCATCCCTTTGGACGGCTCGGCCACCCTGGAACTGCGGTATTTGTAA
- a CDS encoding DUF1120 domain-containing protein has product MGFNTALLPLALLLSASAWGNEECQLNLSESRLDFGLMNRAVAVQPAPERLLGERRISLTLNCPQAQDLSVFYRAMGADAQRYRFTERGTYRLRVSDAVLDGQAVELGLLAGSGQPPVASAAQLVWRPEHGIVPLRGGVPVTGRSLSLQIDASAWADEAAARVNDAVTWDSAGLFDAIHAGRSRELRLQARFAPAACTPQLSNGGHVDFGKLSVLDLNPNLDTALPARSLAVNVACDAPTAFTLRMQDNRQGSATGGADDTAYGLGLDARQQKIGRYRLIFDPTRATADRFAALYRTDAAAVSGPWSSASASPIAISGTRVMSFSAMPGSTGGPDPIQTLSATANLEAFIAPLGSLDLGNEVRLDGAATLEINYL; this is encoded by the coding sequence ATGGGTTTTAACACTGCACTGCTGCCGCTGGCCCTGCTGCTCAGCGCCAGCGCCTGGGGCAACGAAGAATGCCAGCTGAACCTGAGCGAATCACGCCTGGACTTCGGCCTGATGAACCGCGCCGTCGCCGTGCAGCCGGCGCCCGAGCGCCTGTTGGGCGAGCGGCGTATCAGCCTCACCTTGAACTGCCCGCAAGCGCAGGACCTGAGCGTGTTTTACCGGGCCATGGGCGCGGATGCGCAACGGTATCGATTCACCGAGCGCGGTACTTATCGCCTGCGCGTCAGCGACGCGGTACTCGATGGCCAGGCCGTCGAGCTGGGCTTGCTGGCCGGCAGCGGCCAGCCACCGGTGGCCAGTGCCGCACAACTGGTATGGCGCCCGGAGCACGGGATCGTGCCGTTGCGTGGCGGCGTACCAGTCACCGGGCGCAGCCTGTCGCTGCAAATCGACGCCAGTGCCTGGGCAGATGAAGCGGCGGCGCGGGTCAACGATGCGGTGACCTGGGACAGCGCCGGGCTGTTTGATGCCATCCACGCGGGCCGCTCGCGGGAGCTACGTTTGCAAGCGCGCTTCGCGCCGGCCGCATGCACGCCGCAGCTGTCCAACGGCGGGCATGTGGATTTCGGCAAGCTCTCAGTGCTGGACCTGAACCCGAACCTGGACACCGCCCTGCCCGCCCGCTCGCTGGCGGTCAACGTGGCCTGCGATGCACCGACCGCCTTTACCCTGCGCATGCAGGACAACCGCCAGGGCTCGGCCACCGGCGGCGCCGATGACACGGCCTACGGCCTGGGGCTGGACGCGCGCCAGCAGAAAATCGGGCGTTACCGGCTGATATTCGACCCGACGCGCGCCACGGCCGACCGTTTCGCTGCGCTGTATCGCACCGATGCCGCCGCCGTCAGCGGCCCCTGGAGCAGCGCCAGCGCCAGCCCGATTGCCATCAGCGGCACACGCGTCATGAGCTTCAGCGCCATGCCCGGCAGCACCGGCGGCCCCGACCCGATCCAGACCCTCAGTGCCACGGCGAACCTCGAGGCGTTTATCGCGCCGCTCGGTTCATTGGACCTGGGCAACGAAGTGCGCCTCGACGGCGCCGCCACCCTCGAAATCAACTACCTCTAG
- a CDS encoding fimbria/pilus chaperone family protein, with protein MFPTPYAAFFSRLFIGFRYLCLYLGAVLLVLGGSSLALADGMVPDTSVVIVNEADGEASVSVTNTDSKLALLHVTLEDIPEDKASLLFVTPPLTRVEPSKSQLIRFIMQSPEPLVTQRLKRVIFEGMPQGRSDAQAGHARVGVTVRQNLPVILHPKGLAPNRTPWTGLTWSLKNSQLSVHNPSPYVVRLAQELKLLPGNGSALLPRTYVLPGETLSVAASQASATTVQLQPATVYGFAVAPYEAPLSL; from the coding sequence ATGTTCCCTACCCCTTATGCTGCCTTCTTCAGCCGCTTGTTCATCGGCTTTCGCTATTTATGCCTGTACCTCGGCGCCGTGCTGCTGGTGCTGGGCGGCTCAAGCCTGGCGCTGGCCGACGGCATGGTGCCGGACACCTCGGTGGTGATCGTCAACGAAGCCGACGGCGAAGCCTCGGTGTCGGTGACCAACACCGACTCCAAACTGGCGCTGCTGCACGTCACCCTCGAAGACATTCCCGAAGACAAGGCTTCGCTGCTGTTCGTCACGCCGCCGTTGACCCGGGTCGAGCCGTCCAAGAGCCAACTGATCCGCTTCATCATGCAATCGCCGGAACCCTTGGTGACGCAACGCCTGAAACGGGTGATTTTCGAAGGCATGCCCCAAGGCCGATCCGACGCCCAGGCCGGGCATGCGCGGGTCGGCGTGACCGTGCGCCAGAACCTGCCGGTGATCCTGCATCCCAAAGGACTGGCACCGAACCGCACGCCCTGGACCGGCCTGACCTGGAGCCTGAAGAACAGCCAATTGAGCGTGCATAACCCATCACCGTATGTGGTGCGCCTGGCCCAGGAGCTCAAATTGCTGCCCGGCAACGGCTCCGCCTTGCTGCCGCGCACCTACGTGCTGCCCGGTGAAACCCTGAGCGTGGCCGCCAGCCAGGCCTCGGCCACCACCGTGCAACTGCAGCCGGCCACCGTCTACGGCTTTGCCGTCGCGCCCTATGAGGCGCCCCTCTCGCTCTGA